A stretch of the Ascaphus truei isolate aAscTru1 chromosome 4, aAscTru1.hap1, whole genome shotgun sequence genome encodes the following:
- the GPR63 gene encoding putative G-protein coupled receptor 63 has product MVFSAMLTPAHPVTSYSTYIVYENAYTNFTTPQPLFQGGLDLPLKYIPVAMTTTEISTFLVNTSQPTKDLFETLSLPLQIILSAVMIVILLLSFLGNFVVCLMVYQKAAMRSAINILLASLAFADMLLSVLNMPFALITVITTEWIFGDVFCRVSAMFFWLFVIEGVAILLIISIDRFLIIVQKQDKLNPYRAKILIVISWATSFCVAFPLGVGNPNLQVPSRAPQCVFGYTTNTGYQAYVILVVLIFFFIPFMVMLYAFMGILNTMRHNAVRIHSHPDSICLSQASKLGLMSLQRPFQMNIDISFKTRAFTTILILFIVFIFCWAPFTTYSLVATFNNHFYNKHNFFEISTWLLWLCYLKSALNPLIYYWRIKKFRDACLDLMPKYFKFLPQLPGHTRRRIRPSAIYVCGEHRSVV; this is encoded by the coding sequence ATGGTTTTCTCAGCAATGCTTACACCTGCTCATCCCGTGACTTCGTATAGTACTTACATTGTCTACGAAAATGCTTACACAAACTTTACAACTCCTCAGCCTTTGTTTCAAGGTGGCTTGGATCTGCCACTGAAATACATCCCAGTTGCCATGACCACAACTGAAATTTCTACTTTTCTAGTGAACACATCTCAACCAACAAAAGATCTCTTTGAGACCTTGAGTTTACCCCTTCAGATCATTCTTTCTGCAGTGATGATAGTTATACTCTTGCTGTCATTTCTGGGAAACTTTGTAGTATGTCTCATGGTCTACCAAAAAGCTGCCATGCGTTCTGCAATTAACATTTTGCTAGCCAGTCTGGCATTTGCTGACATGTTGCTTTCTGTCCTGAACATGCCCTTTGCTTTGATAACCGTAATAACTACTGAGTGGATATTCGGGGACGTCTTCTGTAGAGTATCTGCCATGTTCTTCTGGCTGTTTGTCATTGAAGGGGTTGCTATCCTGCTCATTATCAGCATAGACCGGTTTCTCATCATCGTTCAAAAGCAAGATAAACTGAATCCTTACCGTGCAAAGATTCTCATTGTGATTTCGTGGGCAACATCATTTTGTGTGGCTTTTCCTCTAGGTGTAGGAAATCCAAACCTGCAAGTACCTTCTAGAGCCCCACAATGTGTTTTTGGCTATACCACAAACACTGGTTACCAAGCTTATGTGATACTGGTGGTACTAATTTTCTTTTTTATCCCCTTTATGGTTATGCTTTATGCCTTCATGGGCATATTGAACACTATGCGCCACAATGCAGTTCGTATACATAGCCATCCGGACAGCATATGCCTCAGCCAGGCCAGCAAGCTAGGTCTAATGAGCCTTCAGAGGCCTTTTCAAATGAATATAGATATCAGCTTTAAAACTCGTGCCTTCACAACCATTTTAATTTTGTTCATTGTCTTCATATTCTGCTGGGCACCATTCACTACTTACAGCCTTGTCGCTACATTCAACAATCACTTCTACAATAAGCACAACTTTTTTGAGATAAGCACGTGGCTCCTTTGGCTATGCTACCTCAAGTCTGCACTAAACCCACTTATCTACTACTGGAGGATAAAGAAATTCCGTGATGCTTGCTTAGATTTAATGCCCAAGTACTTCAAGTTTTTGCCACAGTTACCTGGCCACACGAGGAGACGCATCCGGCCGAGTGCCATATATGTGTGTGGAGAACACAGATCTGTCGTGTAA